Proteins encoded together in one Saccopteryx leptura isolate mSacLep1 chromosome 7, mSacLep1_pri_phased_curated, whole genome shotgun sequence window:
- the DLX1 gene encoding homeobox protein DLX-1, translating into MTMTTMPESLNSPVSGKAVFMEFGPPNQQMSPSPMSHGHYSMHCLHSAGHSQPEGAYSSASSFSRPLGYPYVNSVSSHASSPYISSVQSYPGSASLAQSRLEDPGADSEKSTVVEGGEVRFNGKGKKIRKPRTIYSSLQLQALNRRFQQTQYLALPERAELAASLGLTQTQVKIWFQNKRSKFKKLMKQGGAALEGGALANGRALSAGSPAGPPGWNPGSSSGKGAGGSAGSYIPGYTSWYPSAHQEAMQQPQLM; encoded by the exons ATGACCATGACCACCATGCCAGAAAGTCTCAACAGCCCGGTATCGGGCAAGGCGGTGTTCATGGAGTTTGGGCCGCCCAACCAGCAAATGTCTCCTTCTCCCATGTCCCACGGGCACTACTCCATGCACTGTTTACACTCGGCGGGCCACTCGCAGCCCGAGGGCGCCTACAGTTCGGCCTCGTCTTTCTCCCGACCGCTGGGCTACCCCTACGTCAACTCGGTCAGCAGCCACGCGTCCAGTCCCTACATCAGCTCCGTGCAGTCCTACCCGGGCAGCGCCAGCCTCGCCCAGAGCCGCCTGGAAGATCCAG GGGCTGATTCTGAGAAGAGCACGGTGGTGGAAGGCGGCGAAGTGCGCTTCAATGGCAAGGGGAAGAAGATCCGCAAACCCAGGACGATTTACTCCAGTTTGCAGTTGCAGGCTTTGAACCGGAGGTTCCAGCAAACTCAGTACCTAGCTCTGCCCGAGAGGGCGGAGCTCGCGGCCTCCTTGGGACTCACGCAGACGCAG GTCAAGATCTGGTTCCAGAACAAGCGCTCCAAGTTTAAGAAGCTGATGAAGCAGGGCGGGGCGGCCCTGGAGGGCGGCGCGCTGGCCAACGGCCGGGCGCTGTCGGCCGGCTCCCCGGCGGGGCCGCCGGGCTGGAACCCCGGCTCCTCCTCCGGGAAGGGCGCGGGCGGCAGCGCGGGCTCCTACATCCCCGGCTACACGTCGTGGTACCCCTCGGCGCACCAGGAAGCTATGCAGCAGCCCCAGCTCATGTGA